A stretch of Desulfotignum phosphitoxidans DSM 13687 DNA encodes these proteins:
- a CDS encoding alpha/beta fold hydrolase translates to MLYYRKTGSGPPLILIHGLLGSCATMGMLARGLARQFEVLAVDLRNHGRSFHAPGMTYSEMAADLAGFMDEMKLESAGVVGHSMGGKCAMQLAMNFPEKVTGLAVLDMAPKAYEPIWKDDIQMLLDLDLTRITRRDQADRILAEKMPDKAFRGFLLQNLKRSHDSGFFWRSNLSGILNATSDIRAPISGRPYPGRALFVRGGASDYVSDSDWDDIQSLFPAADLKTIARTGHLVHLEHPDLVTELLAGFFGKKN, encoded by the coding sequence ATGCTTTATTATCGAAAAACAGGTTCAGGCCCGCCTTTGATTCTGATTCATGGGCTTTTGGGATCGTGTGCCACCATGGGGATGCTGGCCAGAGGTCTGGCCCGGCAGTTTGAGGTGCTGGCTGTGGATCTGAGAAATCACGGCCGGTCGTTTCATGCGCCCGGCATGACCTATTCGGAAATGGCAGCCGATCTGGCCGGGTTCATGGATGAAATGAAACTGGAATCCGCCGGGGTCGTCGGCCATTCCATGGGTGGCAAATGCGCCATGCAGCTGGCCATGAATTTTCCGGAAAAAGTGACGGGACTGGCTGTGCTGGACATGGCGCCCAAAGCATATGAACCGATATGGAAAGACGATATTCAAATGTTGCTGGATCTGGATCTGACACGGATCACCCGCCGGGACCAGGCGGATCGGATTCTGGCGGAAAAGATGCCGGACAAGGCATTCCGCGGGTTTCTGCTTCAGAACCTGAAACGCAGCCATGACAGCGGGTTTTTCTGGCGGTCAAACCTGTCAGGTATCTTAAATGCCACATCCGACATCCGTGCCCCCATATCCGGCCGGCCCTACCCGGGACGGGCGTTGTTTGTCCGGGGCGGTGCCTCGGATTATGTGTCCGACAGTGACTGGGATGACATTCAATCCCTGTTCCCGGCAGCAGACCTCAAAACCATTGCCCGGACCGGGCATCTGGTCCATCTGGAACATCCGGATCTGGTCACGGAACTTTTGGCCGGTTTCTTCGGCAAAAAAAATTGA